The following coding sequences are from one Bacteroidota bacterium window:
- a CDS encoding universal stress protein — MNQIKKILMPTDFSKTAQNAMKYAIELAWTHKAKLTLMHVVPYIPNLGHDIAGYYLLAQKEDLKRAQIKMKELQDEILSKFLLKVKTIVKNDYVQGAIVDYAKSSNTDLIIMGTHGVTGIKEFFIGSNSYGVVNQSHCPVITIHPKGGKKNDAPAILIKASNARKDKGHPADRKTSLKLLNETRNQTFKTIVLPVRIAKHSREKVLYIVQIAKKYDSFVHIAAYVSRIDNTGELRKVNAYAKQVEKYLKSNNIKCRITIICGANYIQQILKFAEKRKADLITIMAQRDYGLSQYISGPYAQQLVNHSKIPVLSVPVKYNPKLIKYYNPVTASY; from the coding sequence ATGAATCAAATTAAAAAAATATTAATGCCAACTGATTTTTCCAAAACGGCTCAAAATGCTATGAAATATGCTATTGAATTAGCATGGACACACAAGGCTAAATTAACATTAATGCATGTGGTTCCATATATTCCTAACTTGGGACATGATATAGCTGGTTATTATCTGCTTGCTCAAAAGGAAGATTTAAAAAGAGCACAAATCAAAATGAAAGAGTTGCAAGATGAAATACTAAGTAAATTCTTGTTAAAAGTAAAAACTATAGTAAAAAATGATTACGTGCAAGGTGCAATAGTGGATTATGCTAAATCATCCAATACAGACTTAATCATAATGGGGACTCACGGAGTTACAGGTATAAAGGAGTTTTTTATAGGCAGTAATTCGTATGGTGTAGTTAACCAATCGCACTGCCCTGTAATTACAATTCATCCTAAAGGAGGTAAAAAGAATGATGCGCCTGCCATATTAATAAAAGCCTCTAATGCAAGAAAAGATAAAGGACATCCTGCTGATAGAAAAACATCACTAAAGCTGTTGAATGAAACACGTAATCAGACTTTTAAAACTATTGTCTTGCCCGTTCGTATTGCTAAACATTCAAGAGAGAAAGTCCTTTATATAGTTCAAATAGCTAAAAAGTACGACTCATTTGTTCATATAGCCGCTTATGTAAGTAGAATTGATAATACAGGAGAATTAAGGAAGGTAAATGCCTATGCAAAGCAAGTAGAAAAGTATTTAAAATCAAATAATATAAAGTGCAGAATAACTATTATTTGCGGTGCGAATTATATACAGCAAATATTAAAATTCGCTGAAAAAAGAAAAGCGGATTTAATAACTATAATGGCGCAGAGGGACTATGGTTTGAGTCAGTATATTTCAGGCCCCTATGCACAACAATTGGTAAATCATTCCAAAATACCAGTATTAAGTGTGCCAGTTAAATACAACCCCAAACTTATCAAGTATTACAACCCTGTAACAGCATCTTATTAA
- a CDS encoding mechanosensitive ion channel — translation MKTIFEFEVLKLGEYSLTFSRIVYIIGLLLFLWVILKVIKKVLAKYTKFDEGQKFTAYTIVKYFLYVFAISAVLKFLGIDISVLVAGSAALFVGIGLGLQSLFYDFISGIILLVDGTIKVGNVLQIGDKRVEVLSIRFRTSVVKTREEKEVILPNSFLTKNEIINWSNQKNINRHYVELQVLEKDVERAMDLILTTIKVHPKVIATPEPYVRIERFTEYAVELRLLFWSEEVLAVGRMLGDIRLLILKELRKNSIVMPAPHQVVSINKL, via the coding sequence ATGAAAACGATATTTGAATTTGAAGTATTAAAATTAGGAGAATATAGTCTCACCTTTTCACGGATTGTTTATATAATAGGGCTTCTCCTATTTCTGTGGGTTATATTAAAAGTGATTAAGAAAGTACTGGCAAAGTATACAAAATTTGACGAGGGGCAGAAATTTACAGCATATACGATTGTAAAATATTTTTTATACGTATTTGCTATATCTGCTGTGCTTAAGTTTCTGGGAATAGATATTTCTGTATTAGTAGCTGGTTCAGCTGCCCTATTTGTCGGGATAGGATTAGGATTACAAAGTTTATTTTATGATTTTATTTCCGGAATAATACTGCTCGTGGATGGCACTATTAAAGTAGGTAATGTATTACAAATCGGAGATAAACGGGTAGAGGTATTATCTATTCGCTTTAGAACTTCCGTTGTTAAAACAAGAGAGGAAAAGGAAGTTATATTACCGAACTCCTTTTTAACCAAGAATGAAATAATTAATTGGTCCAATCAAAAAAACATCAATCGGCACTACGTTGAGTTACAGGTTTTAGAAAAAGATGTTGAAAGAGCTATGGATTTAATTTTAACTACAATAAAGGTACACCCTAAAGTAATTGCAACTCCTGAGCCATACGTAAGGATTGAGAGATTTACAGAATACGCAGTTGAGTTAAGACTTTTATTTTGGTCAGAAGAAGTATTGGCGGTGGGTAGAATGTTGGGTGATATTCGCCTGCTAATATTAAAAGAATTGCGTAAAAATAGTATTGTAATGCCAGCGCCACATCAAGTAGTTTCTATAAATAAATTGTAA
- a CDS encoding SLC13/DASS family transporter: protein MIIVFLLIIAIVVLFSIDKFPADSIVLVSLIILVATGILTPSEAFKGFGNDFIIMLSSIFIISASLQHNGVMEYLSSKLTSVGIKNYGLTILLIMIPVGLLSAFMNNTTVAAVMILPILGMAEKMGKLPSKFLMPMAFASLLGGTCTLIGTSTNIAGNNFLISNGIEPIGMFELLPIGITLLLFCTLFFVFFGNKILPNGIRSDNSPKVEINRLFYSHFNVGNSKYFIGKAIGELKEKDISFLKIVQSGVEKIADGNIVISENDELYIEATSESLKLFYSKYSILQSTHSVKNNKIGVAELMVLPSSFITNSTIIESEFCIKTGLSPIGLFRKSHTFSKNVNEATIKTGDIIVVEGLESDISKIKHRNDFIILTNTGNSNLPNLKRGFIALAIFLLAIITGTIGILPISISFLTAVLLILSFNVLPSSAVYSKVDWRLIILIGGMTAFGTAIKKTGADIYLANLVTDIFKNANHSTILFSLMVLTVLLTQPMSNAAAALVVLPIAIQTAVNINANPRYFAIAVILSASISMVTPFEPASLLVLGPGKYKISDFLKIGGVLTLFCLVIILLMINTFYIA, encoded by the coding sequence ATGATAATCGTATTTCTTTTAATTATTGCAATAGTTGTTTTGTTTTCAATTGATAAATTTCCAGCCGACTCTATTGTATTGGTTTCATTAATAATCCTTGTAGCAACTGGTATTTTAACTCCCAGTGAAGCATTCAAGGGATTCGGTAACGATTTTATTATAATGCTTTCCTCTATTTTTATCATAAGTGCTTCGTTACAACACAATGGGGTAATGGAATATTTGAGCAGTAAGCTAACCAGTGTTGGTATAAAAAATTATGGCTTAACAATACTATTAATAATGATACCTGTTGGTTTGCTATCCGCTTTTATGAATAATACAACAGTTGCAGCAGTGATGATACTTCCTATACTTGGCATGGCTGAAAAAATGGGCAAATTACCGTCCAAATTTTTAATGCCAATGGCATTCGCTTCCTTGTTAGGTGGTACTTGTACACTCATTGGCACTTCCACAAATATTGCAGGAAACAATTTTTTAATTTCTAATGGAATAGAACCCATTGGGATGTTTGAATTACTGCCAATCGGAATTACGCTTTTACTATTTTGCACACTCTTTTTTGTTTTTTTTGGGAATAAAATACTTCCGAATGGCATTAGAAGTGATAATTCCCCAAAAGTGGAAATCAACAGATTGTTTTACTCACATTTTAATGTAGGGAATTCTAAATATTTTATAGGCAAAGCTATTGGTGAACTAAAAGAAAAAGACATTTCTTTTTTAAAAATTGTTCAATCTGGTGTAGAAAAAATTGCGGATGGCAATATTGTTATTTCTGAAAATGATGAGCTATATATAGAGGCAACCAGTGAATCATTAAAATTATTTTACAGCAAATATTCAATTCTTCAATCTACGCATTCTGTAAAAAATAATAAAATAGGAGTGGCTGAATTAATGGTACTGCCAAGTTCGTTTATTACCAACTCTACTATTATTGAATCAGAATTTTGCATAAAAACAGGATTGAGTCCAATCGGCTTATTTAGAAAGAGTCATACATTTTCAAAAAACGTTAATGAAGCAACAATTAAAACAGGAGACATCATAGTAGTTGAAGGATTAGAAAGTGATATTTCTAAGATAAAACACAGAAATGACTTTATCATTTTAACAAACACTGGTAATTCCAATTTGCCTAATTTAAAACGAGGATTTATTGCGTTGGCAATATTTTTATTAGCAATAATAACAGGTACAATAGGGATTCTACCAATTAGCATATCATTTTTGACAGCAGTTTTATTGATTTTATCATTTAATGTCTTGCCCAGTAGTGCAGTATATTCAAAGGTAGATTGGCGATTAATCATTTTGATTGGAGGAATGACTGCTTTTGGAACAGCAATAAAAAAAACCGGTGCAGATATTTATTTAGCAAATTTAGTTACCGATATATTTAAAAATGCTAACCACTCCACAATACTTTTTAGTTTAATGGTATTAACGGTTTTATTAACGCAACCCATGAGCAATGCTGCTGCCGCTCTTGTTGTTTTACCAATAGCAATTCAAACAGCAGTAAACATAAACGCCAACCCGCGATATTTTGCAATTGCGGTTATTTTGTCTGCTTCAATTTCAATGGTTACACCGTTTGAGCCAGCATCACTACTTGTGCTTGGGCCGGGTAAGTACAAAATATCTGACTTCTTGAAAATTGGAGGAGTGCTTACCCTATTTTGCTTGGTTATAATTTTATTAATGATTAACACATTTTATATCGCATAA
- a CDS encoding acyltransferase, which produces MKNIFRIEIDTNRVLGLDILRALAIFFVVLGHGGHLLSEKWQRLNSYFIFDGVSIFFVLSGFLVGGLLIKQLEQKEFNKRALFNFWTRRWFRTLPNYFLILVVLCLLNFFFTPNFSIKSTFKYFIFSQNFFEPHPSNFFPEAWSLSVEEWFYLLLPICIGTFSIVFKVTHKKGVLTTIILVIILTTTVRYYRYSTGVIDGIKDWDLLFRKQVITRLDSLMFGVIGAYIQYYHLPLWLKHKHKLLLLGIFLFVLSRYLLPNITSINGLYSTVFSFSLIAIATLLILPYLSDLKTNKSVLYKPITYLSLISYSMYLLNLSILQHWILNKIPWNYLTTNNNITMAINYSLYWSVLILLSILLYKYFELPITKLRDRIKLQKQY; this is translated from the coding sequence ATGAAAAATATTTTCAGAATTGAAATTGATACGAACAGAGTATTGGGGCTAGACATATTAAGAGCACTCGCTATTTTTTTTGTAGTACTAGGCCACGGGGGGCATTTACTCTCTGAAAAATGGCAACGCCTAAATTCTTACTTTATATTTGATGGTGTATCTATTTTTTTTGTCTTAAGCGGTTTTCTTGTGGGCGGATTGTTGATAAAACAACTCGAACAAAAAGAATTTAACAAACGTGCACTTTTTAATTTTTGGACAAGAAGATGGTTTAGAACACTCCCCAACTACTTTCTAATTTTAGTAGTATTATGTCTTCTAAATTTTTTCTTTACTCCCAACTTTTCAATTAAAAGCACATTCAAGTATTTCATTTTTTCTCAAAATTTTTTTGAGCCACATCCTTCTAATTTTTTTCCGGAGGCTTGGAGCTTGAGTGTAGAAGAATGGTTTTATTTGCTATTACCCATTTGCATCGGCACTTTTTCAATTGTATTCAAAGTTACCCACAAGAAAGGTGTATTAACAACCATTATACTCGTTATTATACTTACTACAACAGTTCGTTATTACAGATATTCAACCGGTGTAATAGACGGAATAAAAGACTGGGATTTACTATTTAGAAAACAAGTAATTACTCGGCTCGATAGTCTTATGTTTGGTGTAATTGGAGCCTATATTCAATATTACCATTTACCCTTATGGCTAAAACATAAACACAAATTACTGCTATTGGGTATCTTTCTTTTTGTTTTGAGCAGATACCTTCTTCCAAACATCACATCAATTAATGGATTGTACTCTACCGTATTTAGCTTTAGCTTAATTGCAATTGCCACACTGCTTATACTGCCCTACTTAAGTGATCTTAAAACGAATAAAAGTGTTCTTTACAAACCCATTACCTATTTAAGTTTGATTTCATACTCCATGTACCTCTTAAACCTTTCAATCCTGCAGCATTGGATATTAAACAAAATTCCATGGAATTACCTTACAACCAATAACAACATTACCATGGCAATAAATTATTCACTTTACTGGAGTGTTTTAATTTTGCTTTCCATCTTACTTTACAAGTATTTTGAATTACCCATTACCAAACTTAGAGACCGTATAAAATTGCAAAAACAATACTAA
- a CDS encoding ABC transporter ATP-binding protein: MSQPLLEVRNLVTEFKTEDEIVKAVNDISFTLNKGETIGIVGESGSGKSVTSLSTMRLIPNPPGRIASGEIIFHSKTKGTVDLTKLSEKEMRSLRGNEIAMIFQEPMTSLNPVYTCGDQVMEAIILHQKVSKKEAKQRTIDLFKEVQLPRPEAIFDTYPHQISGGQKQRVMIAMAMSCNPSLLIADEPTTALDVTVQATILELMQKLQLQHDMGIMFITHDLGVIAELADKVVVMYKGKIVEQGSVWDIFSNPQHPYTKGLLACRPKLGRRLHWLPTVPDFMKTDEQGGLTQTNFSIEEVIKKHTVTTEERTEAHKKLYAQEPLLQIKNIKTYFPISSGLFGNVKDYVRAVDDVSFDVYPGETLGLVGESGCGKTTLGRTILRLIEPTEGQIIFKGQDITNLTTAEMRKLRQNMQIIFQDPYSSLNPRITIGEAIMEPMKVHKVLNNDSERKEKVMQLLKRVNMQEAHFYRYPHEFSGGQRQRICIARALSLNPQFIICDESVSALDVSIQAQVLNLLNELKKEFQFTYIFISHDLSVVKFMSDRMVVMNKGKIEEMGDADTIYANPQTEYTKKLIGAIPTGELEDIKESMEKKKNKKVEEYTGDNSQNKA, translated from the coding sequence ATGAGCCAACCATTATTAGAAGTTAGAAATCTGGTAACAGAATTTAAAACAGAAGATGAAATTGTAAAAGCTGTAAACGACATTAGCTTTACTCTAAATAAAGGCGAAACTATTGGTATTGTTGGCGAATCTGGTTCCGGAAAATCAGTTACCTCGCTTTCTACGATGCGATTAATTCCAAATCCTCCGGGAAGAATTGCCTCAGGAGAAATTATATTTCATTCCAAAACAAAAGGCACTGTTGATTTAACCAAACTATCGGAAAAAGAAATGCGCAGCCTGCGAGGCAATGAAATTGCAATGATTTTCCAGGAGCCAATGACATCGCTTAATCCTGTATATACTTGCGGAGATCAAGTAATGGAAGCTATTATATTACACCAAAAGGTTTCAAAAAAAGAAGCAAAACAACGCACAATAGATTTATTCAAAGAAGTACAATTACCTAGACCAGAGGCTATTTTCGATACCTATCCACATCAAATTTCAGGCGGGCAAAAGCAACGTGTAATGATAGCCATGGCCATGTCGTGCAACCCATCTCTATTAATAGCAGATGAGCCCACAACAGCGTTGGATGTTACGGTTCAAGCAACCATATTAGAGTTAATGCAAAAACTACAATTGCAACACGATATGGGCATCATGTTTATTACCCACGATTTAGGCGTAATTGCAGAGCTTGCTGACAAAGTAGTAGTAATGTACAAAGGTAAAATTGTTGAGCAAGGAAGTGTGTGGGATATTTTCTCGAACCCTCAACACCCTTATACCAAAGGTCTTTTAGCCTGCAGACCTAAACTAGGAAGACGTTTGCATTGGCTACCCACCGTTCCGGATTTTATGAAAACCGATGAACAAGGAGGTCTTACACAAACTAATTTTTCTATTGAGGAAGTAATTAAAAAGCATACCGTAACAACTGAAGAGCGCACCGAAGCTCATAAAAAACTATATGCACAAGAGCCGCTGCTGCAAATCAAAAACATAAAAACCTACTTCCCTATTAGTAGTGGATTATTTGGCAATGTAAAAGATTATGTACGCGCAGTTGACGATGTAAGCTTTGATGTATATCCCGGTGAAACGCTAGGTTTGGTGGGAGAATCCGGATGTGGAAAAACTACCCTAGGAAGAACTATTTTACGTTTAATTGAGCCTACCGAAGGACAAATAATTTTCAAAGGTCAAGACATAACCAACCTTACCACGGCTGAAATGCGCAAGTTGCGCCAAAACATGCAAATTATTTTCCAAGACCCATATTCTTCTTTAAACCCGCGAATTACAATAGGCGAAGCCATTATGGAACCTATGAAAGTTCATAAGGTGCTGAATAACGACAGCGAGCGAAAAGAAAAGGTAATGCAATTGCTTAAAAGAGTAAATATGCAGGAAGCCCACTTCTACCGATATCCACACGAATTTTCAGGAGGACAACGTCAACGTATTTGTATTGCGAGAGCATTGTCGCTCAATCCTCAGTTTATTATTTGTGACGAGTCTGTTTCTGCACTGGATGTATCTATTCAAGCACAAGTACTAAACTTGCTGAATGAATTAAAAAAAGAGTTTCAATTTACCTATATCTTCATTTCACACGACTTATCGGTGGTTAAATTCATGTCGGACAGAATGGTTGTAATGAACAAAGGGAAAATAGAGGAAATGGGAGATGCCGATACCATCTACGCAAATCCACAAACAGAATACACTAAAAAATTAATTGGTGCTATTCCTACAGGAGAACTGGAGGACATTAAGGAGTCGATGGAAAAGAAGAAAAATAAAAAGGTGGAAGAATATACAGGAGACAATTCTCAAAATAAAGCATAG
- the asnS gene encoding asparagine--tRNA ligase codes for MEKQTIKQLLQSTDYNTEVSIKGWVRTKRGNKNVAFIALNDGSTINNLQLVVDFTAISEDVLKPINTGACVSASGTLVKSQGQGQTVEIQAKSIELLGGADESFPLQKKGHTLEFLREIAHLRPRTNTFGAVLRIRHNMSYAIHKFFNDKGFFNLHTPIITGSDAEGAGEMFRVTTLDLNNLPKNEDGSVNYTEDFFGKVTNLTVSGQLEGELGALALGKIYTFGPTFRAENSNTPRHLAEFWMIEPEVAFNDLEDNMNLAEEMLKYLVKYALDNCLEDLTFLNTMYDKQLLERLNFVVTNPFKRITYTQAIETLTSSGKKFEFKAEWGSDLQKEHENYLVDHFKAPVIVTNYPKDIKAFYMKQDADGKTVRAMDILFPYIGEIIGGSQREDDYTKLHTRVKEMGIHEETLWWYLETRKFGSCPHSGFGLGFERLMLFVTGMTNIRDVIPFPRFPKSAEF; via the coding sequence ATGGAAAAGCAAACAATCAAGCAGTTATTACAATCTACAGATTACAATACAGAAGTATCTATAAAAGGGTGGGTTCGTACCAAACGTGGGAATAAAAACGTTGCTTTTATAGCATTGAATGATGGCTCAACTATTAACAATCTGCAACTTGTAGTTGATTTTACTGCTATTTCGGAAGATGTTTTAAAACCTATAAATACAGGGGCTTGCGTAAGTGCTTCGGGAACGCTGGTTAAATCGCAAGGACAAGGTCAAACAGTGGAAATACAAGCTAAATCTATTGAGTTATTGGGCGGTGCAGACGAAAGCTTTCCTTTGCAAAAAAAGGGACACACATTGGAATTCCTAAGAGAAATTGCACATTTAAGACCACGCACCAATACCTTTGGCGCTGTGCTTCGCATTCGACACAACATGTCCTATGCTATTCACAAATTTTTTAACGACAAAGGCTTTTTTAATTTACACACTCCAATCATAACCGGATCTGATGCAGAGGGTGCAGGCGAGATGTTTCGAGTTACTACACTTGATTTGAATAATCTTCCAAAAAACGAAGATGGATCTGTAAACTATACCGAAGATTTTTTTGGAAAGGTAACAAACCTTACTGTTTCCGGACAATTAGAAGGAGAATTAGGAGCTTTAGCACTCGGAAAAATATATACATTTGGCCCAACCTTTAGAGCAGAAAACTCAAACACTCCACGCCATTTGGCTGAATTTTGGATGATTGAGCCGGAAGTAGCTTTTAATGATTTAGAAGACAACATGAACCTTGCGGAGGAAATGTTGAAGTACCTGGTTAAATACGCATTAGACAATTGTTTAGAAGACCTTACCTTCTTAAACACCATGTATGATAAGCAATTGCTAGAACGATTAAATTTTGTAGTAACCAATCCGTTTAAACGTATTACCTATACGCAGGCCATTGAAACATTGACTTCTTCCGGAAAAAAATTCGAATTTAAAGCCGAGTGGGGAAGCGACTTGCAAAAGGAACACGAAAACTATTTAGTAGATCATTTTAAAGCTCCTGTTATAGTTACCAATTACCCTAAAGACATCAAAGCTTTTTACATGAAGCAAGATGCTGACGGGAAAACGGTTCGTGCAATGGACATTTTATTCCCATACATTGGCGAGATTATTGGTGGCTCGCAGCGAGAAGACGATTACACAAAATTACATACACGTGTAAAAGAAATGGGTATTCACGAAGAAACATTATGGTGGTATTTAGAAACCAGAAAATTTGGCTCATGTCCTCACAGTGGATTTGGTCTTGGATTCGAACGATTAATGCTATTTGTTACCGGAATGACCAATATTCGTGATGTAATTCCATTCCCTCGTTTTCCAAAGAGTGCTGAGTTTTAA
- a CDS encoding aspartate 1-decarboxylase, with amino-acid sequence MQTQILKSKIHRVKITQAELHYIGSITVDEDLMDAANLIEHEKVQVVNLNNGERLETYVIKGKRGSGIICLNGPAARKGEVGDIVIIISYASMDFEEAKKFTPTQIFPNSETNKLN; translated from the coding sequence ATGCAAACTCAAATTTTAAAATCTAAAATTCACCGTGTAAAAATTACACAGGCTGAATTACATTATATTGGCAGTATAACAGTTGACGAGGATTTAATGGATGCCGCCAATTTAATTGAACACGAAAAGGTTCAAGTAGTAAATCTTAATAATGGCGAGCGCCTAGAAACCTATGTTATAAAGGGGAAAAGAGGTTCTGGTATTATTTGTCTCAATGGTCCTGCTGCACGAAAAGGAGAAGTTGGCGACATTGTTATAATTATTTCATACGCCTCTATGGATTTTGAGGAGGCTAAAAAGTTTACGCCAACCCAAATATTCCCCAATAGCGAAACCAACAAGCTGAACTAA
- a CDS encoding flippase-like domain-containing protein, with translation MNTKISSVVKVLFFISLSVLLVWLVVKDITAEEKKSIYIAFEKADYTWIGASIIIGILSHVVRAVRWKMLLQPLGYNPKGSNMFFSVMVGYLANLALPRLGEASRCGVLTKYEKIPFNESFGTVVAERAVDVICLVVITAITLLLKAQILYSFASEKLINPALQKIDRFTSNPIALVVFLLITVALIFVVYKFLFAKKSTDASKATLVDKFRGMIKGFMQGLVAIKKIKHPVLFGFYSILIWGLYYGALHICFLSFEETKHLGILEALCVLIFGSLGIMFVPGGAGAYQKLVIETLAIFSVPFVIAFAFAWIAWAAQVALVLVIGAFSLIALPLFNKGK, from the coding sequence TTGAATACTAAAATTTCATCCGTAGTAAAAGTCCTTTTTTTTATTTCCTTAAGTGTGCTCTTGGTATGGTTAGTGGTAAAGGATATAACGGCTGAAGAAAAAAAATCAATATACATAGCCTTTGAAAAGGCAGACTATACATGGATTGGAGCCTCCATTATAATTGGTATTTTGAGCCATGTTGTTAGGGCTGTACGTTGGAAGATGTTATTGCAACCACTTGGTTATAATCCCAAAGGGAGCAATATGTTTTTTTCTGTAATGGTTGGTTATCTAGCAAATTTAGCATTGCCAAGGCTCGGAGAAGCTTCTCGGTGCGGTGTTTTAACGAAGTACGAAAAAATTCCATTTAACGAATCGTTTGGAACAGTCGTGGCTGAGAGAGCAGTTGATGTAATTTGTTTAGTTGTTATAACGGCAATTACTTTGTTATTGAAAGCGCAAATATTGTATTCGTTTGCCTCCGAAAAGTTGATTAATCCAGCTTTGCAAAAAATAGATAGGTTTACTTCTAATCCTATTGCATTAGTTGTTTTTCTTTTAATTACAGTCGCATTGATTTTTGTTGTGTATAAATTTTTATTCGCAAAGAAAAGTACAGATGCCTCAAAAGCTACGTTGGTAGATAAGTTTAGAGGAATGATAAAAGGATTTATGCAAGGGTTGGTAGCAATTAAAAAAATAAAGCATCCGGTGCTTTTTGGCTTTTATTCAATTTTGATTTGGGGTTTGTATTATGGAGCACTTCATATTTGTTTCTTGTCTTTCGAAGAAACAAAACACTTGGGTATACTGGAGGCATTGTGTGTATTGATATTCGGAAGTCTTGGAATTATGTTTGTTCCGGGTGGTGCCGGTGCGTATCAGAAATTGGTAATCGAAACATTGGCAATATTTTCTGTCCCGTTTGTTATTGCCTTTGCCTTTGCTTGGATTGCATGGGCAGCACAAGTAGCACTTGTGTTGGTTATTGGAGCTTTTTCGTTAATAGCGCTCCCGCTTTTTAATAAGGGAAAATAA
- the gap gene encoding type I glyceraldehyde-3-phosphate dehydrogenase, with translation MQKIRVAINGFGRIGRITFRELFANPLVDVVAINDLTDAKTLAHLLKYDSIHGSYKKDTITFEEKELIVDNKRIKIISQKDPSVLPWNELKIDVLVECTGLFLDRIGAQKHIDAGARKVVLSAPPTDNTIKAIVIGVNDAILEKGDTIISNASCTTNCAAPMIKVLDEHWGIEDGYITTVHSYTGDQRLHDSPHKDLRRARAAALSIVPTSTGAAKAITKIFPHLEGKLGGCGVRVPVPDGSLTDITCVLKKTPTVKEINEAFKLAAAGNLKGVLEYTEDPIVSIDIVNNPNSCIYDAEFTSIVGNMVKVMGWYDNESGYSARLAELVCKVNEL, from the coding sequence ATGCAAAAAATTAGAGTTGCCATAAACGGATTCGGACGAATTGGTAGAATAACCTTTCGAGAGTTATTTGCCAATCCACTTGTAGATGTTGTAGCTATTAATGATTTAACAGACGCTAAGACATTGGCGCATCTGCTAAAGTACGATTCTATACATGGCTCTTATAAAAAAGATACTATCACTTTTGAAGAAAAGGAGCTGATTGTGGATAACAAAAGAATAAAGATTATTTCACAAAAAGACCCTTCGGTGCTGCCTTGGAACGAGTTGAAAATTGATGTATTGGTAGAATGTACCGGTTTATTTTTAGATAGGATTGGTGCGCAAAAACATATTGATGCAGGAGCTAGAAAGGTTGTGTTATCAGCCCCTCCAACAGATAATACCATAAAGGCAATCGTAATTGGAGTAAATGATGCTATTTTAGAGAAAGGCGACACTATTATATCAAATGCCTCCTGCACCACAAATTGTGCAGCGCCTATGATTAAAGTGTTAGATGAGCATTGGGGTATTGAAGACGGATATATAACTACTGTTCACTCCTATACCGGAGATCAGCGTTTGCACGACTCACCACATAAAGACTTGCGAAGAGCCCGAGCAGCAGCATTGTCTATTGTGCCTACTTCTACCGGAGCTGCTAAAGCAATTACTAAAATTTTTCCTCATTTAGAAGGAAAATTAGGAGGGTGTGGTGTTCGCGTTCCCGTTCCGGATGGATCGTTAACCGACATTACTTGCGTCCTTAAAAAAACACCTACTGTTAAAGAGATAAATGAGGCATTTAAATTAGCCGCTGCAGGTAATTTGAAAGGAGTATTGGAATATACCGAAGATCCAATTGTATCAATCGACATTGTTAATAATCCTAATTCGTGTATTTATGATGCTGAGTTTACCTCAATTGTAGGTAATATGGTAAAAGTAATGGGTTGGTACGATAATGAATCGGGATATTCGGCTCGATTAGCGGAACTCGTTTGTAAGGTAAACGAACTTTAA